One Streptomyces fagopyri DNA window includes the following coding sequences:
- a CDS encoding GOLPH3/VPS74 family protein — protein MTDDLPSLVYLLAYDDSTQGPYDRARTELLVRAATLIDLASRGRLKEDGGTVTVTSTEPTGDPVLDAVLCDAAGRGWKQLVRRRRRRTLTEVEDRLAGAGVLTVKEPRTRFGSRRVTVTDHAVPDALRARVSTALHGEGAVREIPAADAALLALAAAGGVRSVVSRQDQKTFRTRIDACTERLGALAPGLEKAVRALPTTMIAAQGGMGGS, from the coding sequence GTGACCGACGACCTGCCCAGCCTCGTATATCTGCTCGCCTACGACGACTCGACCCAAGGCCCTTACGACCGTGCCCGGACCGAACTCCTGGTCCGTGCCGCCACCCTGATCGACCTCGCGTCGCGTGGCCGGCTGAAGGAGGACGGCGGCACCGTCACCGTGACCAGCACGGAACCGACCGGCGACCCCGTCCTGGACGCCGTTCTGTGCGACGCCGCCGGGCGCGGCTGGAAGCAGCTCGTGCGCCGCCGTCGTCGGCGGACCCTGACCGAGGTGGAGGACCGGCTCGCGGGCGCGGGAGTCCTCACCGTGAAGGAGCCCCGTACGCGCTTCGGCTCAAGGCGAGTGACCGTGACCGACCACGCCGTGCCTGACGCCCTCCGCGCCCGCGTGTCCACGGCACTGCACGGAGAGGGTGCTGTGCGGGAGATCCCCGCCGCCGACGCCGCGCTGCTCGCGCTGGCCGCGGCGGGCGGTGTCCGCTCGGTCGTCTCCCGGCAGGACCAGAAGACGTTCCGGACCCGTATCGACGCCTGCACAGAGCGCCTCGGCGCCCTCGCGCCCGGACTGGAGAAAGCTGTACGTGCCCTGCCGACGACCATGATCGCCGCTCAGGGCGGCATGGGCGGCAGCTGA
- a CDS encoding TetR/AcrR family transcriptional regulator gives MSADARARGATPRDHLLEIAGDLFYREGINTVGVDRILSEAGVTRATMYRHFAGKEQLVIAYLQREDGLVRAQFEAAAEHAVSPEHLLELAVEGVADDASRHHTRGCPFINATAEYSDPASPVRGVVAEHRAWFRATLREYLVAVGRDDPDDRADTLVMLRDAVLVGSYLGDPDKVRKTFLRNARKVAGLP, from the coding sequence ATGAGTGCAGACGCCAGGGCGCGGGGCGCGACACCGCGGGACCACCTGCTGGAGATCGCCGGCGACTTGTTCTACCGGGAGGGCATCAACACGGTCGGCGTGGACCGGATCCTGAGCGAAGCCGGTGTGACCCGGGCCACGATGTATCGCCACTTCGCGGGCAAGGAACAGCTCGTGATCGCCTACCTCCAGCGCGAGGACGGACTGGTCCGGGCGCAGTTCGAGGCCGCTGCCGAGCACGCGGTGTCGCCCGAGCACCTTCTGGAGCTCGCCGTCGAGGGCGTGGCGGACGACGCCAGCCGGCACCACACCCGCGGCTGTCCGTTCATCAACGCCACAGCGGAGTACTCCGACCCCGCGAGTCCGGTGCGCGGCGTGGTCGCCGAACACCGGGCGTGGTTCCGCGCGACTCTGCGCGAGTACCTCGTCGCGGTGGGCCGGGACGATCCGGACGACAGGGCGGACACGCTCGTCATGCTCCGTGACGCGGTCCTGGTGGGCAGCTACCTCGGCGACCCCGACAAGGTGCGCAAGACCTTTCTGCGCAACGCCCGCAAGGTCGCGGGGCTGCCCTGA
- a CDS encoding AAA family ATPase, translated as MTMIPIGAEAVATAIDARSHGGVVLVAIDGMGGSGKSTLATALAELRGAVVVHGDDFYRPMDPEERAGLEPEEGYHRYFDWQRLREEVLVPLAAARDAAYRRYDWATGALAPDESHAVSASGVVVVEGVYTARPELADYYDLIVYVDTPRVESMRRLRERGDDHGPIDWESRWRLAEEHYLALTRPRERAHLVVCGH; from the coding sequence ATGACGATGATCCCGATCGGTGCTGAAGCGGTTGCCACTGCCATCGACGCCCGAAGCCACGGAGGAGTGGTCCTGGTCGCGATCGATGGCATGGGTGGTTCGGGCAAGTCGACCCTGGCGACGGCCCTCGCGGAGTTGCGCGGCGCCGTGGTGGTTCACGGCGACGACTTCTACCGACCCATGGACCCGGAGGAGCGTGCCGGCCTGGAACCCGAAGAGGGCTACCACCGCTACTTCGACTGGCAGCGGCTGCGGGAGGAAGTGCTTGTCCCGCTCGCAGCAGCCCGTGATGCCGCCTATCGGCGCTACGACTGGGCGACCGGTGCTCTGGCCCCGGACGAAAGCCATGCCGTTTCTGCATCCGGCGTCGTCGTCGTGGAGGGCGTGTACACCGCCCGGCCCGAACTCGCCGACTACTACGACCTCATCGTCTACGTTGACACCCCCCGCGTGGAATCCATGCGCCGCCTGCGAGAGCGCGGCGACGACCACGGCCCGATCGACTGGGAGTCTCGCTGGCGCCTGGCCGAGGAGCACTACCTGGCCCTGACCCGTCCCCGGGAAAGGGCCCACCTCGTGGTCTGCGGGCACTGA
- a CDS encoding sensor histidine kinase translates to MDRSRGEPDDAFAGDAPSAVSSRAVRALWWGSGGVVLAVLGTAVLVAGAERGPRLPVAVTLVLVQVCALRWQVRAPVLVLAANAAAGLVVWALLPAVSLTGALLAAQVGLCVLSATGSRRASLWALAAMCLPAPLAFGAGGGPGLTVYLLAVVLAWTGGQWRRALQARARAEARRAVVEERARIAREVHDVVAHTLSVMVIQAGAADDVFTERPDQARQALRAIETGAREALDELRLLLRAFRPDMEADGPEGQRGPGPSLARLDELADTLRATGMAVRVHREGETVGLPAAVDLAAYRIVQEALTNTLRHATGADEVSVRVTADGASVKVTVIDNGRTVQVGSRGMGAGRGLVGMKERARLVGGSLHAGALPGGGFEVAARLPVERAS, encoded by the coding sequence GTGGACCGCAGCCGTGGAGAGCCGGACGACGCGTTCGCCGGGGACGCTCCGAGCGCGGTGTCGTCCCGGGCGGTCCGTGCGCTGTGGTGGGGGTCCGGCGGTGTGGTGCTCGCCGTCCTCGGCACCGCGGTACTCGTCGCCGGCGCGGAGCGCGGCCCTCGGCTGCCCGTGGCCGTGACCCTCGTCCTTGTGCAGGTCTGCGCCCTGAGGTGGCAGGTACGCGCCCCGGTCCTCGTCCTGGCGGCGAACGCGGCGGCGGGGCTCGTGGTGTGGGCGCTGCTGCCCGCGGTGTCCCTGACAGGGGCACTGCTCGCCGCGCAGGTCGGGTTGTGTGTGCTGTCGGCCACCGGATCGCGACGTGCCTCGCTGTGGGCGCTCGCGGCCATGTGTCTGCCGGCGCCGTTGGCGTTCGGGGCGGGTGGTGGCCCCGGGCTGACGGTCTATCTGCTGGCGGTGGTACTGGCGTGGACCGGGGGTCAGTGGCGTCGGGCGCTGCAGGCGCGCGCGAGGGCGGAGGCGCGCCGGGCTGTCGTGGAGGAGCGTGCGCGGATCGCGCGCGAGGTGCACGACGTCGTCGCGCACACCTTGTCGGTGATGGTCATTCAGGCCGGCGCGGCCGACGATGTGTTCACCGAACGGCCCGACCAGGCACGTCAGGCACTTCGGGCCATCGAGACGGGGGCCCGCGAGGCGCTGGACGAACTACGGCTGCTGCTACGTGCGTTCCGGCCCGACATGGAGGCTGACGGACCCGAGGGGCAGCGCGGGCCGGGTCCCTCGCTCGCTCGCCTGGACGAACTGGCCGATACGCTGCGCGCGACCGGCATGGCCGTGCGCGTGCACCGTGAGGGCGAGACCGTCGGTCTGCCGGCCGCGGTCGATCTGGCGGCGTACCGGATCGTCCAGGAGGCCCTCACCAACACGCTGCGCCACGCGACCGGCGCCGACGAGGTGAGCGTGCGGGTGACCGCTGACGGAGCGTCCGTGAAGGTCACGGTGATCGACAACGGGCGTACCGTGCAGGTCGGTTCGCGCGGCATGGGCGCGGGGCGCGGCCTTGTGGGGATGAAGGAACGCGCCCGGCTCGTGGGAGGCAGCCTGCACGCCGGTGCGCTCCCCGGAGGCGGGTTCGAGGTGGCGGCGCGACTGCCGGTGGAGCGCGCGTCATGA
- a CDS encoding response regulator, with translation MTLRVVVADDQALVRTGFRMIIDARDDLEVVGEACDGQEAVRLARELAPDVVLMDVRMPVVDGIEATRRIAASGSGARVLVLTTWDVDAHVVAALRAGASGFLLKDMRPGELVDAIRVTARGDALLAPAVLSRVLDRFLRTTPDLAPPPSLADVSVREREVLTLIGQALSNAEIADRLCLSEATVKNHVTAVLRKLGLRDRVQAVVAAYDHGLVRPHSP, from the coding sequence ATGACGCTGCGCGTGGTGGTCGCCGACGACCAGGCCCTGGTCCGCACCGGATTCCGCATGATCATCGACGCCAGGGACGACCTGGAGGTGGTCGGTGAGGCCTGCGACGGTCAGGAAGCGGTGCGGCTCGCGCGCGAGCTGGCGCCCGACGTCGTGCTGATGGACGTACGCATGCCGGTCGTGGACGGCATCGAGGCGACCCGGCGGATCGCGGCGAGCGGCAGCGGAGCCCGGGTGCTCGTGCTCACCACCTGGGACGTCGATGCCCACGTGGTCGCAGCCCTGCGGGCCGGGGCGAGCGGCTTCCTGCTCAAGGACATGCGCCCCGGTGAACTCGTCGACGCGATCCGCGTCACCGCCCGGGGCGACGCGCTGCTGGCGCCGGCCGTGCTGAGCCGCGTTCTCGACCGGTTCCTGCGTACCACGCCCGACCTCGCGCCGCCGCCTTCCCTCGCGGACGTCTCCGTCCGTGAGCGGGAGGTGCTCACCCTGATCGGGCAGGCGCTGTCGAACGCGGAGATCGCCGACCGGCTGTGTCTCTCGGAGGCCACCGTGAAGAACCATGTCACCGCGGTGCTGCGCAAGCTCGGCCTGCGCGACCGCGTCCAGGCCGTCGTCGCCGCCTATGACCACGGCCTCGTGCGACCCCACAGCCCCTGA
- a CDS encoding LLM class F420-dependent oxidoreductase has protein sequence MKIGVTTFLADEGIRPASLAKALEERAFESLLLHEHSHVAAKQETPFPGGGELPRMYYRTLDPFVALTAAATVTDNLVLGTGVALLVQRDVIHTAKQVASLDLVSDGRVLFGVGTGWSREEMRNHGTDPRTRGKLLNEQLAAIKEIWTSEQAEFHGEYIDFAPIFCWPKPVQRPHPPIFIGGDGEAALARVAAHGDGWMPHSVGNPARVRAQLNWVTEVAGDVPVTVASVAPRPELIAAYAEAGADRVALSLPTQPEAETLRMLDMLAALVGDYR, from the coding sequence GTGAAGATTGGTGTCACCACATTCCTGGCGGACGAGGGAATCCGGCCTGCCTCGCTGGCTAAAGCCTTGGAGGAGCGAGCTTTCGAATCCCTTCTCCTGCACGAGCACAGTCATGTCGCGGCGAAGCAAGAGACGCCATTTCCCGGTGGTGGGGAACTACCCAGGATGTATTACCGCACGCTGGACCCGTTCGTCGCGCTGACGGCGGCCGCAACGGTGACCGACAACCTGGTCCTGGGCACCGGGGTGGCTTTGCTGGTTCAGCGCGATGTGATTCATACCGCCAAGCAGGTAGCCAGCCTGGACCTGGTGTCCGACGGGCGGGTGCTTTTCGGTGTGGGTACGGGCTGGAGTCGTGAGGAGATGCGTAATCACGGCACGGATCCGCGTACGCGGGGGAAGCTGCTGAACGAACAGTTGGCCGCGATCAAGGAGATCTGGACCAGCGAACAGGCCGAGTTCCACGGCGAGTACATCGACTTTGCCCCGATCTTCTGTTGGCCGAAGCCAGTACAACGCCCGCATCCCCCCATCTTCATCGGTGGCGATGGAGAGGCGGCATTGGCCAGAGTGGCGGCGCATGGTGATGGTTGGATGCCGCACTCGGTGGGCAACCCGGCCCGGGTCCGGGCCCAGTTGAACTGGGTGACCGAGGTCGCCGGAGATGTGCCGGTGACCGTGGCGTCCGTAGCACCCAGACCCGAACTCATCGCCGCATATGCCGAAGCGGGGGCTGACCGCGTAGCGCTTTCCCTGCCGACCCAGCCCGAGGCCGAGACTCTGCGGATGCTGGATATGCTCGCCGCGCTCGTCGGCGACTATAGGTAA
- a CDS encoding hemerythrin domain-containing protein: MNPPTSESAAVVETRLAHDVHRLATALLVTSAERATVPLSALGQLRDFLVVNLRHHHETEDHDLWPRILKTAPDLVQGLHGLTDEHEQLDAALARLAAVVISEGGEETGVRSALRSAAIAVRDTVLAHLDHEEPVLFPALRDHLSAAQWREFAREVIATTPPVAGHLMIGFLDEVGTPDEVALVLAGLPEPVLPLLPAMRHQAEDDLRTLRGSGS, encoded by the coding sequence ATGAATCCCCCCACCAGCGAATCCGCCGCGGTCGTCGAGACTCGGCTCGCCCACGACGTGCATCGCCTCGCCACTGCCCTCCTGGTCACCTCGGCCGAACGCGCCACGGTGCCGCTGAGCGCTCTGGGTCAGCTCCGCGATTTCCTCGTCGTGAACCTGCGCCACCACCACGAGACCGAAGACCACGACCTCTGGCCGCGGATCCTGAAGACCGCGCCCGACCTCGTCCAGGGTCTCCACGGACTCACCGACGAGCACGAGCAGTTGGATGCCGCGCTCGCAAGGCTGGCCGCCGTTGTCATATCCGAGGGCGGTGAAGAGACCGGTGTCCGGAGTGCGCTGCGGTCGGCAGCCATCGCTGTGCGGGACACGGTCCTTGCCCACCTGGACCATGAAGAGCCGGTTCTCTTCCCGGCACTTCGCGACCACCTCAGCGCAGCGCAGTGGCGCGAGTTCGCGCGAGAGGTGATCGCGACCACTCCGCCCGTGGCCGGCCACCTCATGATCGGGTTCCTCGACGAGGTGGGCACCCCCGACGAGGTCGCTCTCGTTCTGGCGGGCCTGCCCGAGCCGGTACTGCCCCTCCTCCCGGCGATGCGTCACCAGGCAGAGGACGATCTGCGGACACTTCGCGGAAGTGGGTCGTGA
- a CDS encoding alpha/beta fold hydrolase encodes MHTSPKRRGSLVLTLAAATTVALAAAGSADAVPAHAAVHHATTKPTIVLVHGAWADASSFAPVAHKLQRDGYTVLDAPNPLRGLAADSASVAAFVNQATTGSVVLVGHSYGGAVITNAAAGISRVRALSYIDAYAPAQGESVAQLTGAKPGSLLAVADPSTVFDAVQDPSQPQGDPDLYVKRDLFPKAFAGSLPARVGAELAAAQTPIAAGALNEQSGPAAWKTVPSWFLVGTKDEVLPPAEQRAMAARAHGTVVTADADHLSMLEVPSAVTKLIEEAGTSTGGAR; translated from the coding sequence GTGCATACCTCACCCAAGCGTCGCGGCTCCCTGGTCCTCACGCTCGCCGCGGCGACGACCGTGGCCCTCGCCGCTGCCGGCAGCGCCGACGCGGTCCCCGCCCACGCTGCCGTTCACCACGCCACCACCAAGCCCACCATCGTCCTGGTCCACGGGGCCTGGGCGGATGCTTCGAGCTTCGCTCCGGTGGCGCACAAGCTCCAGCGCGACGGATACACCGTCCTCGACGCGCCGAACCCGCTGCGTGGCCTCGCCGCCGACTCCGCGTCCGTCGCCGCGTTCGTCAACCAGGCCACGACCGGCTCTGTCGTACTCGTCGGCCACTCCTATGGCGGCGCGGTCATCACCAATGCCGCAGCCGGCATCTCGCGGGTCAGAGCCCTGTCGTACATCGACGCGTACGCCCCGGCGCAAGGTGAGTCCGTGGCCCAGCTGACCGGTGCCAAGCCCGGATCCCTGCTCGCGGTCGCCGACCCGAGCACCGTCTTCGACGCCGTTCAGGACCCATCCCAGCCGCAGGGCGACCCGGACCTGTATGTCAAGCGCGACCTGTTCCCGAAGGCGTTCGCCGGCAGCCTGCCCGCCCGTGTCGGCGCCGAACTTGCCGCCGCGCAGACCCCGATCGCGGCCGGCGCCCTGAACGAGCAGTCAGGACCGGCGGCCTGGAAGACCGTGCCGAGCTGGTTCCTCGTCGGAACGAAGGACGAGGTCCTCCCGCCCGCCGAGCAGCGGGCCATGGCAGCGCGGGCACATGGCACGGTCGTGACGGCCGACGCGGACCACCTGTCGATGCTCGAGGTTCCGTCCGCCGTCACGAAGCTGATCGAAGAGGCCGGCACCTCCACGGGCGGTGCACGATGA
- a CDS encoding alpha/beta hydrolase yields the protein MSSPVVFVHGLWVHASAWHPWVDLFTNAGYEARSADWPGDGDTVEAARRNPQRVAGYGVQDITDHIARQIGGLGERPVVIGHSFGGLIAQKLLASGIASAAVAIDPAPIKGVKALPIPQIRSALPVLRSKANRNEAVMPTRRQFRYGFGNAVSREESDELYRRWVIPGPGRPIFDLTAAKKDPQSPIEVDLSDHARGPLLILGGERDHTIPEVVARQAAELYRPGTNTEYRRIPGRGHSLVFDSGWREVAEVVLDWVRRHDTSPAR from the coding sequence ATGAGTTCCCCTGTCGTGTTCGTCCACGGACTCTGGGTCCACGCGTCGGCGTGGCACCCGTGGGTCGATCTGTTCACGAACGCCGGCTACGAGGCACGCTCGGCCGACTGGCCCGGTGACGGCGACACGGTCGAAGCAGCCCGGCGCAACCCCCAGCGAGTGGCGGGCTACGGGGTCCAGGACATCACCGACCACATCGCCCGCCAGATCGGTGGGCTCGGTGAGCGCCCCGTGGTGATCGGCCATTCGTTCGGCGGTCTGATCGCCCAGAAACTTCTGGCCTCGGGCATCGCCTCAGCGGCCGTCGCCATCGACCCGGCGCCGATCAAGGGGGTGAAGGCCCTGCCGATCCCCCAGATCCGCTCGGCGCTGCCGGTGCTGCGCAGTAAGGCCAACCGCAATGAGGCCGTGATGCCGACCCGCCGTCAGTTCCGCTACGGGTTCGGCAACGCGGTCAGCCGCGAGGAGTCCGACGAGTTGTACCGGCGCTGGGTGATCCCCGGACCGGGACGGCCGATATTCGACCTGACGGCGGCCAAGAAGGACCCGCAGTCCCCCATCGAGGTAGACCTGAGCGACCACGCGCGCGGGCCTCTGCTGATCCTCGGCGGGGAGCGCGATCACACCATCCCCGAAGTGGTCGCACGCCAGGCGGCCGAGCTCTACCGGCCCGGAACCAACACCGAATACCGGCGGATCCCGGGGCGTGGGCACTCGCTGGTCTTCGACAGCGGGTGGCGTGAAGTCGCCGAAGTCGTGCTCGACTGGGTGCGACGGCACGACACTTCCCCGGCACGCTGA
- a CDS encoding winged helix-turn-helix transcriptional regulator produces the protein MEELEDRAVGPCREVDSGMTRVFALLGKRWTGLVVAVLMQHPVHFTELRRAIPGISERMLSDRLSELVAAGLVAREVDEGPPLRVAYRLTEAGVALRPAFEALDLWARNHLSITGPAVQ, from the coding sequence ATGGAGGAGCTCGAAGACCGCGCGGTGGGGCCATGCCGCGAGGTCGACAGCGGCATGACTCGTGTGTTCGCCCTGCTCGGCAAACGCTGGACGGGTTTGGTTGTGGCGGTCCTGATGCAACACCCGGTCCACTTCACCGAGTTGCGTCGCGCGATCCCGGGCATCAGTGAACGAATGCTCTCTGACAGGCTCAGTGAACTTGTCGCGGCCGGGCTGGTCGCGCGAGAGGTGGACGAGGGGCCCCCACTACGGGTCGCGTACCGCTTGACGGAGGCAGGCGTGGCGTTGAGGCCCGCGTTCGAGGCGCTGGACCTATGGGCGCGCAACCATCTGTCCATAACCGGACCCGCGGTGCAGTAG
- a CDS encoding TetR/AcrR family transcriptional regulator: MTVRKYHSPRRTNSAAATREAILKSAHTLFLARGYAGVTVGEVAEAAQVAVPTVYSSIGSKPSILAALLEPALSDPAVAATMAAVEASDDPHAVIALTAEGTRATHERHWDLVYGLFYRDPPGEPAVKAVLDRGTDDYVQALTRVTDRLLTLDALRPEISRSEAVDLLYFHLGPHAWMTLVGERSWSFDRTQTCIAHLACEALLK; encoded by the coding sequence GTGACCGTTCGCAAGTACCACTCGCCACGTAGAACCAATTCAGCGGCGGCTACCCGCGAAGCCATCCTCAAGAGCGCGCACACCCTCTTTCTGGCTCGCGGGTATGCCGGCGTGACAGTCGGCGAGGTCGCGGAGGCGGCACAGGTGGCCGTCCCCACCGTCTACAGCAGCATCGGCAGCAAGCCCAGCATCCTGGCGGCTCTGCTGGAGCCCGCCCTCTCCGACCCCGCCGTCGCGGCGACCATGGCCGCCGTGGAGGCAAGCGATGACCCCCACGCCGTCATCGCACTCACGGCCGAGGGCACACGAGCAACCCACGAACGCCACTGGGATCTTGTCTACGGTCTCTTCTACCGGGATCCTCCCGGCGAGCCGGCGGTCAAGGCAGTGCTGGACAGGGGTACCGATGACTACGTTCAAGCCCTGACCCGCGTGACCGATCGCCTACTGACGCTTGATGCCCTGCGCCCGGAGATCAGTCGCTCGGAGGCCGTGGATCTTCTCTACTTTCACCTTGGGCCACACGCCTGGATGACCCTGGTCGGCGAACGCTCGTGGTCCTTCGACCGAACACAGACCTGCATCGCCCACCTGGCCTGCGAGGCACTCCTCAAGTAG